CCGTTTGAACTTGTCGGCGACGATGTGATTCATCAAGCGCTGGATGAACTGCATCAGCTGCGAGATGCCGCCCTCTGCCGCAGCTTCCTTATCGCTGTCGGCGTTGCTGTTGCCGAGGCCCGTCGTCTTGATGAACGGGCTTGGCGAGACACCGAAGCCGAAGCAGATCAGCCGGATTAGCCATTCGTCGAACAGCTCCTGGAAGATGTCGATCTTGGTCGCGTGAAACTCTGTGCCAGCAGGGAGCCACGGCACTTCGCGGCGATCGGCGAGGCGCTGCCCCATATCGCCCGACATCTGCGCGTTCCAGTTGCGCTCGAGGCTTGCGATCTGATCGGGCTGGAACAGCTCGGGCGCGGTGAAATAGCCGTCGCCGACGTTGCCGTGCGTGAAATAGCCGAGGTGCGACTTCGCCCGCATGATCTGCGTTTCGGCGGTGATGATGATCTTCTCGACGCGGCTCTGCCCGTAGAGGTGATCGACCCGGTAATTTTCCGGGTAATAGATCAGCTCGTCGCGAGTGTAGCTGGCGGCGGTGACGCCTTTCAGGATTTGCTTGTACGCCTCGTCCGGCGCCATCGGCGGCCGACCGTTGGCGTCGATCAGCGGCTGGATCGTGGCACCATCGACGAGCTCGAGCGCGTAGAGTTCGCCGCCGACCTTGGGCCGCGCATAGATCGACAGCGCGTCGTACACGAACACCTGATCGATGACGGCACCGATCCATTGCGACCAATCGTGGGTGCGGTCGGGCCGTTCCAGGAACGACGTGATCTTGATGATGTCCGGGTCGGTCGAACCGGTCGCGGTCTTGGCCCGCGCCTTGATCGACCATTCCAGTGTTTTCAGGAGGTCGGTCTGCCGCCCCATGACCAGCTTCAACGGCTCGCAATTCTGCGCGAGCTGTTTCAGCTTCGGGAACCCGACCGGCTCGACGCGGCGGGGCTGGAAGTTGATGTTGGCAAAGACCGGATAGTCGAAGGCGCGGCCCTGCACCGACGGCGGTGCCATGTTGGTACGCGCCTTGCCCGGCCCGAACCATTCTGCGGGTGTGTCTCCGGTGCGAGCATAGCGCAGCATCGCCAGCGTGCGCGTGACGATGCCCGGAGCGATAGCCATTCAGAAATTCCTATGTCGGGTTGCGGAGCGCGGCGGTGCGCGCTTCCATGTGGTCGACCCAGGCTTGTGGACCGGACCCGTCGGCGAGCAGTTCGAAAGCGCCAGCTGCGCCGTCGATCTGATCGTCGTGCGGGCCTGTCGGAAAGATTTCCGCCTCGGCAAAGAACGGCTCGTTCCATGCACCGCGCAGCATCCGGACGTTTCCGGCCTCACACTGTGCGGCGAACGGTGCGGCGCGGACTTCCTTCGAGCCGGACTCCGGTGCGGATTTGACGTTCCAGCCCGCGAGCATCCGGATCATTGCTTGCACTTGCGCCTTGCCGGCCTGTCCCGGGTCTTGCGAAAGACCGACCGTTACCTTTTTCGAGTCGGCGGTCGCGGTGTTGTAAACGGCGCGCTCGACATCGAGCGCGGTGCCCCGGAACCGAACAATATCGGTGATGTAGAAGATGCCGTCGGAGCCGCGCCCCATCTTGACGCCGGCGGTCCAGTCGGGATCGTTCGAACCTGTTGCCAGCGTCGCGGCGAGGTCCCACTTGCGCACCATCCGCATCCCGGCCGGAACGGCGTCGACGATCGGCAGCCAGTGCCGCTTGAACATGCCATCTTCGACGATATCCCAGTCGCCGTAGCGCCAGGCTTTGACCAGATTGTGCGATCCGAGCGCGCGGAGCCGCGCCTCGTAACGCGGATCGCTGGTTGTCAGTATCCGATTGTTTTCGAGCGTGGACGGGATAAAGACCCGCCGCTCGCCGCTTTCCGGATCGACGATCACCTCGTACCCGGCGCGGTTCGGCTCGACGTAGAGCGCTTTCACCCAATGGTGCCCGGCACCGCCGGGGTTTGCGGTCGACCGGAAAACGCAGGGGACGCCATTGCCGCTGCGGAGCGTTGCGCGGATCATGTCGATCGGCAGCTTGATCGGCCATTGCGTCAGCTCTTCGCAGCAGATCCATGTGTAGGCGTGACCTTGGTAGCCGTCTGCGGCTTTGACGTCCCAGAGATGCCGGAATTTGAGGCGGGCACCCTTCGCCGGACCCGACGTAAACACGTAGGTTCCGGCCTGTTTCATCCACCGCCCGCCGAAGTGGGGAAGGATGCGGTGAGCCTCTTGGATGACTTCTTCGAGGCTGACGCCGATCCGACGAAAGAAGATGCCGTTGGCGAACCGTCCGTGCGCGAGCGCGTGCTTCATCCAATCGAGCAGCATCCCGTATGTCTTGCCGCCGCCGCGCGCGCCGCCGAACATGATGTCCTCGACGGGGCACGTCAGCAGCGCGGCCTGCGGTCCCGGCTGCGGTGCAAATTCTACTAGGGGTGGACCGCCGTTGTGACCTTGGCCGGGTCGCGATCCACCGCTCAA
Above is a genomic segment from Sphingomonas sp. HMP6 containing:
- the terL gene encoding phage terminase large subunit, which translates into the protein MFGGARGGGKTYGMLLDWMKHALAHGRFANGIFFRRIGVSLEEVIQEAHRILPHFGGRWMKQAGTYVFTSGPAKGARLKFRHLWDVKAADGYQGHAYTWICCEELTQWPIKLPIDMIRATLRSGNGVPCVFRSTANPGGAGHHWVKALYVEPNRAGYEVIVDPESGERRVFIPSTLENNRILTTSDPRYEARLRALGSHNLVKAWRYGDWDIVEDGMFKRHWLPIVDAVPAGMRMVRKWDLAATLATGSNDPDWTAGVKMGRGSDGIFYITDIVRFRGTALDVERAVYNTATADSKKVTVGLSQDPGQAGKAQVQAMIRMLAGWNVKSAPESGSKEVRAAPFAAQCEAGNVRMLRGAWNEPFFAEAEIFPTGPHDDQIDGAAGAFELLADGSGPQAWVDHMEARTAALRNPT
- a CDS encoding phage portal protein, with the protein product MAIAPGIVTRTLAMLRYARTGDTPAEWFGPGKARTNMAPPSVQGRAFDYPVFANINFQPRRVEPVGFPKLKQLAQNCEPLKLVMGRQTDLLKTLEWSIKARAKTATGSTDPDIIKITSFLERPDRTHDWSQWIGAVIDQVFVYDALSIYARPKVGGELYALELVDGATIQPLIDANGRPPMAPDEAYKQILKGVTAASYTRDELIYYPENYRVDHLYGQSRVEKIIITAETQIMRAKSHLGYFTHGNVGDGYFTAPELFQPDQIASLERNWNAQMSGDMGQRLADRREVPWLPAGTEFHATKIDIFQELFDEWLIRLICFGFGVSPSPFIKTTGLGNSNADSDKEAAAEGGISQLMQFIQRLMNHIVADKFKRPDLEFSWDENRAIDPQIAATIQDIKLRNGVISLDEARDQDGKEALPDGLGAKPLIYTAQGAVTVDSILNPPPPPPMPATLPIDPAADTAAPKTEKPGDLTTAKPDLLAKAAADTEAKLARTVATFLKARGSEIAAELADALGMEKAADEGPDSRIDKAFDDIDWDWGALGTVTEPIIARLAVAAAIEAAGEVGLFDKATLNRVTARATAWAHERSAELVGMKWIDGELVANPKAEWSISENTRKMLRSSISKAMEDGLSNAELAKAIRADTAFSADRASMIARTETAIADVQGSLAGYRASGLVEGKQWLSSDDCCDDCAALDGTIVGLDEDFPGGSDAPLHQNCRCDILPVLPEDMPDVEVAPETT